Genomic window (Brassica napus cultivar Da-Ae unplaced genomic scaffold, Da-Ae ScsIHWf_2572;HRSCAF=3319, whole genome shotgun sequence):
GTAAGTAATGTCTCCTCTTTACTATCTTTGCTTCTTTAAATGTTCTTGAGCCAGTCTGAAGTAATATTTGACTGCAGAGAACCCATGCTACAGCAAAATGGAGCAGATAAGAACCGGAGAGCTCGTATCTTTGGCTAATCGAGAGATGCTTTCACCAGCAGAAGCTCCATATCCACAACTACTTGACTCAAATGTCACGGAACCACCTCTGCCTGAAGTAAGAATCCAGCCTCCTGCACCTGCACCAGCAAAGGAAGATGTGAAGTCAAAGGCAAAAGCAGTACAAGTTTCCTCTACGGTTAGAGCCATGGTGGTTCTTGTGAGCATCTTTATCATAGTTTAGTTTTAAGTGCTTGTAACTGAATTCAACTGCAGTATCTGCAAGTAAAACTATGAAGCacaaaatttaattaagtaTGTCAGACTTCTATAAGATATCTGAAAATTTCAACTCTAGAAGAGGATATTAATAGAAATATGGAAATGGGTAAAAACACATAACAACAAATCCAAATTTagattatctgatctcagttcTGTTCCAACGGATTCTTCACCAACACTCATCATCATTTGAtgtcaagaaaacaaaaagtaaacaGTCAAACATAAGGAAGGGTTCTTGGTAGCAAAATCAATATCTCATTTGTTGTGTTGTTCCTTCTTCTTTTGAGGCCAAAAGAGACCAGATTCTTCTTTTGGTTTCTTCAAAGGCCAATCTTATGTTCTCAGCAAACCCTTTTGCCATCTTACaaccaaagaaaatataaaaatcttgGTCGTCAAGAACATCCATGAACCTTTAGTAATCAAATCATATTcttgaagtaaaaaaaattcaggCAGATACATATAAACAACATACATTACAGGATGAAAACTTGCTTGTTCTGCTGTATGTCCGAGAGACGATTTACCAGACGATCATCATCGAGACAAAGCATCAAAGAATTTGACAACATCTCTTTTAAAACAGGTCCTAGCTATCATTCTCAGATTCCTTAGAGCTTTTCTATCTAAAAGAAGCTGACATATGTACATGTAGATAGTAGTAGGCGAAGATACATATACGAGGAGATAACAAAACTCGGGAGAAGGAACATCAGTGCTCAGATCTTTACATTCCAAGATCTGAGCGTCGCCACCAGGAACTTTGATCCTGAGAATCAGCTCGGTGAAGGCGGTTTCGGAAGGGTTTACAAAGGGTACATAGAAACCAATGATAaggtaatatatatacatactatTTATTACAACATCTCCTTCATATTCCTGTTCCGGTTTGATGTTCTGATTCTTTGCATTATTCAGGTTGTTGCAGTTAAGCAACTAGACAGGAATGGCTACCAAGGGAACAGAGAATTCCTTGTTGAAGTCATGATGTTGGGTCTCTTACATCATCAAAACCTTGTTAATTTGGTTGGTTATTGCGCAGACGGTGATCAACGCATTCTTGTCTATGAATATATGCAAAATGGCTCATTAGAAGATCATCTTCTCGGTATATATACATCTAAAACATTACAATTCATCCGTTTCATATTACTTGTCGTTTTACagttaaaattttgtttcattttaagtgttattttattttttcaatgaaaaatttattaacaatattcactattttttttattggttgaaatatggtaaATTGTAtagttaatgatatttttaaagtgAAATAAATGGAGTATAGTTTTGTAAGAAAATTAATCTTTATTATTACAGAATTGGTGCGGAACAAGAAGAAGCCGTTGGATTGGGACACAAGGATGAAAGTTGCAGCAGGAGCAGCGAGAGGGCTTGAGTATCTACACGAAACAGCTGATCCTCCTGTGATCTATAGAGACTTCAAAACCTCCAACATATTACTTGACGAAGAATTCAACCCGAAGCTTTCGGATTTCGGTTTAGCTAAAGTCGGTCCGACCGGTGGAGAGACTCACGTCTCGACCAGAGTGATGGGAACGTACGGCTACTGTGCGCCTGAGTATGCTCTCACCGGACAGCTCACTGTGAAGTCCGATGTGTACAGCTTCGGAGTAGTGTTCTTGGAGATGATCACGGGAAGAAGAGTGATCGACCCGACAAAACCAACTCAAGAAGAGAATCTAGTCACTTGGGTAATTATATATAGTAACATACTTCACATGCAAAGTCTCTTGTTTATAGGCGTTTTCTTGAATGGATGATTGCTAAAATGCGCAGGCGAGCCCGTTGTTTAAAGATAGGAGAAAGTTCACGCTAATGGCGGATCCTTTGCTTGAAGGGAAGTACCCAATAATAGGATTGTATCAAGCACTTGCGGTTGCAGCGATGTGTCTTCAAGAAGAAGCAGCAACGAGACCAATGATGAGTGATGTGGTTAGTGCGCTCGAGTACTTAGCTATGACCAAAGACAAAGtagatgcagaagctgtagaaGACAAGgggaattattataattaataaacaaactaataaaacatatgataaCAGAGAAGAAGGAGAGGAAAAATCTAAGCTTTAAGCAATATGTTGcttatttgtaattttaatgATCTGTTTTAGGAAATTTGAGGAGTTTTTGCtgagaatatttatttatttttggtttcaagtttcaaacttttctcCTTTTACATTGCACAAATTAGGCATGGGTAGGGTGTGTTCATGTATGCCTTGAGGTTTTTAGGTTTAGTTTTCTAGTTCTCATCAGAGTTTTATATCTGTATGGAGGatcaatgttctaaaaaaattggTCCTACATCAACTAGATGTTCGCTTAGATGGAAAATTAGTCATAttcgaaatatttttataaatgtttgatttaatcgatttaaattggtttaaatttagtttaaacaattttagttGTCTAAAGCGATCCAAATTAGTCTAAATCAATTGAATCAAATgactaaatatattatatttaccaaTAATTTATCTAAATAAGTGATAATCTTTTCTTCTCTCCGGTTTGTTTTTAGTATatccatttttttaatatttcatcaaagtaattttttaattaagtaCAATTGAAAGAAATATgtaatgtaattatgtaatatataatagataaacaAATGATTTGTTAACGCCTATGTCTAGCATAGGTTCTGAATAATACGTTTAAGCGCTAATACTCTATTAAGCGTCTAAATACCACCTAAAACTTTTTATATCCATTCATATTTTTactagtgttaaaaaaaattactatgcGCTAAACGGAAACTCAATATCTAGCGTCTAAAATGATTTATCACACGTCTGGATTATTAATTAGActgattaaatatataataacattcatatttttattttgataagattttatactataatatattaattaatataaattcacaaataataataattattttttatcatattataattatttagacGTTTTATAAAGTAATCACCATGGTTCACTGAGCTTAGCGCCTAAACACCAACTAAAACGATTTTTAAAACACTGATTTTTACTTTTAGATAGGATTACTTTTGGtttgaatttattttgtatttcaggttttatattttttggctaGACCTAGCACAAATCGTCAGAACACTAGAATCAgattttagaattaaaaatggTTTTTAGTGATAAATCTCCTCAACTAAagatttttcgtaaaaaatccCCCCAACTTGTTATCTTGTAATTTATCTCCTCAAGTTCGATGTTGTTAGATTTTGTTACCCTCCGTCTATTGTTTCGTTATTTATTGGACATATATCGTTTACGCAGAGTTTCATTTTAGTGAtgaatccccccccc
Coding sequences:
- the LOC125601459 gene encoding probable serine/threonine-protein kinase PBL23 produces the protein MDSSRRRYIYEEITKLGRRNISAQIFTFQDLSVATRNFDPENQLGEGGFGRVYKGYIETNDKVVAVKQLDRNGYQGNREFLVEVMIFVRKLIFIITELVRNKKKPLDWDTRMKVAAGAARGLEYLHETADPPVIYRDFKTSNILLDEEFNPKLSDFGLAKVGPTGGETHVSTRVMGTYGYCAPEYALTGQLTVKSDVYSFGVVFLEMITGRRVIDPTKPTQEENLVTWVIIYSNILHMQSLLFIGVFLNG